The proteins below come from a single Kosakonia sp. SMBL-WEM22 genomic window:
- the fliZ gene encoding flagella biosynthesis regulatory protein FliZ, which produces MTVQQSKRRPLSRYLKDFKHSQTHCAHCHKLLDRITLVRRGEIVNKIAISRLDMLLDEAAWLQEQKEWVALCRFCGDLHCKEQSDFFDIIGFKQYLFEQTEMSHGTVREYVVRLRRLGNHLTELNISRQLLEEGFLDENLEPWLPATSTNNYRIALRKYAQFKTQQRFTGAQKVAVGATSDIY; this is translated from the coding sequence ATGACGGTGCAGCAATCCAAAAGACGGCCATTAAGCCGCTACCTTAAAGACTTTAAACACAGCCAAACGCATTGTGCTCACTGCCACAAACTGCTCGACCGCATTACACTGGTACGCCGCGGCGAGATCGTCAACAAAATTGCGATTTCGCGGCTGGACATGCTGCTGGATGAAGCCGCGTGGCTACAAGAGCAAAAAGAGTGGGTTGCGCTCTGTCGCTTTTGTGGCGATCTGCACTGCAAAGAGCAGAGCGACTTCTTCGATATCATCGGCTTCAAACAATACCTTTTCGAACAGACTGAGATGAGCCACGGTACGGTGCGCGAATATGTCGTGCGCCTTCGCCGTCTCGGCAACCACCTCACTGAACTCAATATCTCCCGCCAACTGCTGGAAGAGGGGTTCCTTGATGAGAACCTCGAACCCTGGCTACCTGCAACCAGCACCAATAACTATCGCATCGCTTTGCGCAAGTACGCGCAGTTTAAAACTCAACAACGCTTTACTGGCGCGCAAAAAGTCGCTGTCGGCGCGACATCTGATATATATTAA
- the uvrY gene encoding UvrY/SirA/GacA family response regulator transcription factor — protein MINVLLVDDHELVRAGIRRILEDIKGIKVTGEVNCGEDAIKWCRSNAVDVVLMDMNMPGIGGLEATRKIARGSADTKVIMLTVHTENPLPAKVMQAGAAGYLSKGAAPQDVVNAIRCVHSGQRYIASDIAQQMALSQIEPEKTDSPFDSLSERELQIMLMITKGQKVNEISEQLHLSPKTVNSYRYRMFSKLNIHGDVELTHLAIRHGLCNAETLISQ, from the coding sequence TTGATCAACGTACTACTTGTTGATGACCATGAACTGGTGCGCGCAGGGATACGACGCATTCTCGAAGATATTAAGGGCATTAAAGTGACGGGTGAGGTCAACTGCGGTGAAGACGCCATCAAATGGTGTCGAAGCAACGCGGTTGATGTTGTCCTCATGGATATGAATATGCCCGGTATCGGCGGCCTTGAAGCGACGCGAAAAATCGCGCGCGGCAGTGCCGACACAAAAGTCATCATGCTTACCGTTCACACCGAAAACCCCTTGCCCGCTAAAGTGATGCAGGCTGGCGCAGCGGGCTATCTCAGTAAAGGCGCTGCGCCGCAGGACGTGGTTAATGCTATCCGCTGCGTTCACTCAGGCCAACGCTATATCGCGTCAGACATTGCACAACAGATGGCGCTTAGCCAAATCGAGCCAGAAAAGACAGATTCACCGTTTGACAGTTTGTCGGAACGTGAATTGCAGATTATGCTGATGATCACAAAGGGCCAGAAGGTCAATGAGATCTCAGAGCAGCTGCATCTGAGCCCGAAAACGGTGAACAGCTATCGCTATCGGATGTTCAGTAAACTGAACATCCACGGTGACGTCGAACTGACGCACCTCGCCATTCGCCATGGTTTGTGCAATGCGGAGACGTTAATAAGTCAGTGA
- the uvrC gene encoding excinuclease ABC subunit UvrC — MTEVFDSKAFLKTVTSKPGVYRMYDTGGTVIYVGKAKDLKKRLSSYFRSNLASRKTEALVAQIQQIDVTVTHTETEALLLEHNYIKLYQPRYNVLLRDDKSYPFIFLSNDTHPRLATHRGAKHAKGEYFGPFPNGYAVRETLALLQKIFPIRQCENSVYRNRSRPCLQYQIGRCLGPCVEGLVSEEEYAQQVDYVRLFLAGKDDQVLTQLIARMEKASQALDFEEAARVRDQIQAVRRVTEKQFVSNNGDDLDVIGVAFDAGLACVHVLFIRQGKVLGSRSYYPKVPGGTELGEVVETFVGQFYLQGSQMRTLPGEILLDFDLTDKTLLGDSLSELAGRKVNVQTKPRGDRARYLKLARTNAATALSTKLSQQSTVHQRLAALASVLNLPAVKRMECFDISHTMGEQTVASCVVFDPNGPVRAEYRRYNITGITPGDDYAAMNQVLRRRYGKAIEENKIPDVILIDGGKGQLGQAKTVFAELDVPWDKHKPLLLGVAKGADRKAGLETLFFEPEGEGFSLPPDSPALHVIQHIRDESHDHAISGHRKKRAKVKNTSSLETIEGVGPKRRQMLLKYMGGLQGLQNASIEEIAKVPGISQGLAEKIFYSLKH, encoded by the coding sequence GTGACTGAAGTTTTTGATTCCAAAGCCTTTCTGAAAACGGTAACCAGTAAGCCCGGTGTCTATCGCATGTATGACACCGGCGGTACCGTTATCTATGTCGGTAAAGCAAAAGACCTGAAAAAACGTCTTTCCAGCTACTTCCGCAGCAATCTTGCCTCGCGTAAAACCGAAGCGCTGGTCGCGCAGATCCAACAGATCGACGTGACCGTGACGCATACGGAGACCGAGGCGTTGCTGCTGGAGCACAACTATATCAAGCTTTACCAGCCTCGTTATAACGTGCTGCTCAGGGATGATAAATCCTACCCATTTATTTTTCTTAGCAATGATACGCACCCCCGTCTGGCGACTCATCGCGGCGCGAAGCATGCGAAAGGGGAGTATTTTGGCCCCTTCCCGAACGGCTATGCGGTGCGGGAAACGCTGGCGTTGTTGCAAAAAATTTTCCCCATTCGCCAGTGCGAAAATAGCGTCTATCGCAACCGCTCCCGCCCATGCCTGCAGTACCAGATTGGCCGCTGCCTGGGTCCGTGCGTTGAGGGGCTGGTAAGCGAAGAGGAGTATGCGCAGCAGGTTGACTATGTGCGTCTGTTCCTCGCGGGCAAAGACGACCAGGTGCTAACCCAGTTGATCGCGCGAATGGAAAAAGCCAGCCAGGCGCTCGATTTTGAGGAAGCCGCGCGCGTACGCGACCAAATTCAGGCTGTGCGTCGCGTGACGGAAAAGCAGTTCGTTTCCAATAATGGTGATGATCTGGATGTTATCGGCGTGGCATTTGATGCCGGTCTGGCCTGTGTACATGTGCTATTTATCCGTCAGGGTAAGGTTCTCGGCAGCCGCAGCTATTACCCGAAAGTGCCGGGCGGTACCGAACTGGGCGAAGTGGTCGAAACCTTTGTTGGCCAGTTTTATCTGCAGGGTAGCCAGATGCGAACGCTGCCGGGAGAAATCCTGCTCGACTTCGACCTTACGGATAAGACCCTACTTGGGGACTCCCTCTCTGAGCTGGCCGGGCGCAAAGTCAATGTGCAGACCAAACCGCGCGGCGATCGCGCCCGCTATCTGAAGCTGGCGCGCACCAATGCCGCGACGGCGCTGAGCACTAAGCTTTCGCAGCAATCGACCGTCCATCAACGCCTTGCTGCACTGGCGAGCGTACTTAATCTGCCTGCGGTTAAACGCATGGAGTGCTTCGATATCAGCCATACGATGGGCGAGCAGACTGTCGCCTCCTGCGTCGTGTTTGATCCCAACGGTCCGGTACGCGCCGAGTATCGTCGCTATAACATCACCGGCATTACGCCGGGCGATGACTACGCGGCCATGAACCAGGTGCTGCGCCGCCGCTATGGCAAAGCCATTGAAGAGAACAAGATCCCCGATGTGATCCTCATAGATGGTGGTAAAGGACAATTGGGCCAGGCAAAAACCGTATTTGCCGAGCTGGATGTGCCATGGGATAAACATAAGCCGCTGCTGCTGGGCGTGGCGAAGGGCGCGGACCGTAAAGCCGGTTTAGAGACGCTCTTTTTCGAGCCGGAAGGGGAGGGGTTCAGCCTGCCACCCGATTCGCCTGCGCTGCATGTGATTCAGCATATTCGCGATGAGTCGCACGATCATGCCATCAGCGGGCACCGCAAAAAACGGGCGAAGGTGAAGAACACCAGTTCGCTCGAAACCATCGAAGGGGTGGGGCCGAAACGCCGCCAGATGTTGCTGAAGTATATGGGCGGTCTGCAAGGGTTACAGAACGCGAGCATCGAGGAAATTGCGAAAGTGCCGGGGATCTCGCAAGGTCTGGCAGAAAAGATCTTCTACTCGTTGAAACATTAA
- the tcyL gene encoding cystine ABC transporter permease yields the protein MQESLQLVIDSAPYLLKGAVFTLQLSIGGMFFGLLLGFLLALMRMSKLLPLRWLARFYISIFRGTPLIAQLFMIYYGLPQFGIELDPIPSAMIGLSLNTAAYAAETLRAAISSIDKGQWEAAASIGMTPWQTLRRAILPQAARVALPPLSNSFISLVKDTSLAATIQVPELFRQAQLITSRTLEVFTMYLAASLIYWVMATVLSTLQNYFENQLNRQEQDPK from the coding sequence ATGCAAGAGAGCCTACAACTCGTTATTGACTCCGCCCCGTATCTGCTGAAGGGCGCGGTTTTCACGCTGCAGCTCAGTATCGGCGGCATGTTTTTTGGTCTGCTGCTCGGCTTTTTACTGGCGCTGATGCGCATGTCGAAGCTGTTGCCGCTGCGCTGGCTGGCGCGTTTCTATATCTCTATATTTCGCGGCACGCCGCTCATCGCTCAGCTTTTTATGATCTACTACGGCCTGCCGCAGTTTGGCATTGAACTCGACCCGATCCCGTCGGCGATGATTGGCCTTTCGCTTAATACGGCAGCCTACGCGGCAGAGACCCTGCGCGCGGCGATCTCGTCGATTGACAAAGGGCAGTGGGAAGCTGCAGCGAGCATCGGCATGACGCCGTGGCAGACTCTGCGCCGCGCGATTCTGCCGCAGGCGGCGCGCGTGGCGTTGCCACCGCTCAGTAACAGCTTTATCAGCCTGGTAAAAGATACTTCGCTGGCGGCCACTATCCAGGTGCCGGAGCTGTTTCGCCAGGCGCAGCTTATCACCTCGCGTACGCTGGAGGTTTTCACTATGTATCTGGCGGCGTCGCTGATTTACTGGGTGATGGCAACGGTGCTCTCTACGCTGCAGAACTACTTTGAAAACCAGCTTAACCGGCAGGAGCAGGATCCGAAATGA
- a CDS encoding DUF2594 family protein, giving the protein MSTPDFTTAENAKELAQEVACLKSMITLMLQAMGQADAGRVIIKMERLIAQMEDEAQADVFSSTVKQIKQAYRQ; this is encoded by the coding sequence TTGAGCACACCTGATTTCACCACCGCCGAAAATGCAAAAGAACTGGCGCAGGAAGTCGCTTGCCTGAAGTCGATGATTACCCTGATGCTGCAAGCGATGGGCCAGGCGGATGCAGGACGCGTCATTATTAAAATGGAAAGGTTAATTGCACAAATGGAAGATGAAGCTCAGGCCGACGTATTTTCCAGCACCGTTAAGCAAATTAAACAAGCTTACCGTCAGTAA
- the tcyJ gene encoding cystine ABC transporter substrate-binding protein, whose amino-acid sequence MKLALLGRQALMGVMAVALVAGMSVKTFAAENLLNKVKERGTLLVGLEGTYPPFSFQGDDGKLTGFEVEFAEALAKHLGVKASLKPTKWDGMLASLDSKRIDVVINQVTISDERKKKYDFSTPYTVSGIQALVKKGNEGSIKTPADLKGKKVGVGLGTNYEEWLRKNVQGVDIRTYDDDPTKYQDLRVGRIDAILVDRLAALDLVKKTKDTLAVAGDAFSRQESGVAVRKGNDDLLKAIDAAIAEMQKDGTMKALSEKWFGADVTK is encoded by the coding sequence ATGAAACTAGCACTTCTGGGCCGTCAGGCATTGATGGGCGTTATGGCTGTCGCGCTGGTGGCTGGCATGAGCGTCAAAACGTTTGCCGCAGAGAATCTGTTGAATAAGGTAAAAGAGCGCGGCACGTTATTAGTTGGGCTGGAGGGCACCTATCCACCGTTCAGCTTTCAGGGTGATGATGGCAAGCTGACCGGGTTTGAAGTGGAGTTTGCCGAAGCGCTGGCGAAACATCTGGGTGTCAAAGCGTCGCTGAAGCCCACGAAATGGGACGGCATGTTAGCCTCGCTGGACTCAAAACGCATCGATGTGGTAATCAACCAGGTGACCATCTCCGATGAGCGCAAGAAAAAATATGACTTCTCAACGCCGTACACCGTTTCTGGTATTCAGGCGCTGGTGAAAAAAGGCAATGAAGGCAGCATAAAAACGCCTGCCGATCTGAAAGGCAAGAAAGTTGGCGTCGGTCTTGGCACCAACTACGAAGAGTGGCTGCGCAAAAACGTGCAGGGCGTCGATATTCGTACCTACGATGATGACCCGACCAAATACCAGGATCTGCGCGTTGGGCGTATTGACGCCATTCTGGTCGACCGTCTGGCGGCGCTGGATCTGGTGAAGAAAACCAAAGATACGCTGGCTGTTGCCGGTGATGCCTTCTCCCGTCAGGAGTCTGGCGTCGCGGTGCGCAAGGGCAACGATGACCTGCTGAAAGCGATTGATGCTGCCATTGCCGAGATGCAGAAAGATGGCACCATGAAGGCGCTGTCGGAAAAATGGTTTGGCGCAGATGTAACGAAGTAA
- a CDS encoding RNA polymerase sigma factor FliA produces MNSLYTADGVMDKHSLWQRYVPLVRHEALRLQVRLPASVELDDLLQAGGIGLLNAVDRYDALQGTAFTTYAVQRIRGAMLDELRSRDWVPRSVRRNAREVAQAMGQLEQELGRNASETEVAQRLGIPVEEYRQMLLDTNNSQLFSYDEWREEHGDSIELVTEDHQQENPLFQLMESNLRHRVMEAIESLPEREQLVLTLYYQEELNLKEIGAVLEVGESRVSQLHSQAIKRLRTKLGKL; encoded by the coding sequence GTGAATTCACTCTATACCGCTGATGGTGTAATGGATAAACACTCGCTGTGGCAACGTTATGTTCCTCTAGTGCGTCATGAAGCATTGCGCCTGCAGGTGCGTTTGCCAGCGAGTGTGGAACTGGACGACCTGCTACAGGCGGGCGGCATCGGTCTATTAAATGCAGTAGATCGTTATGACGCTCTGCAAGGAACGGCATTTACCACTTACGCAGTACAGCGTATTCGTGGGGCTATGTTGGACGAGTTGCGCAGCCGCGATTGGGTGCCACGCAGTGTCCGACGTAATGCCCGCGAAGTGGCGCAGGCAATGGGGCAACTAGAGCAAGAGCTGGGACGTAACGCGTCGGAAACAGAAGTGGCGCAGCGTCTTGGTATTCCTGTCGAGGAGTACCGTCAGATGTTGCTCGATACGAACAATAGCCAGCTTTTCTCCTATGACGAATGGCGGGAAGAGCACGGCGACAGTATCGAGCTGGTGACGGAAGATCATCAACAGGAAAACCCGTTATTCCAGTTAATGGAGAGTAATTTACGCCACCGGGTGATGGAAGCGATTGAGTCGCTGCCCGAGCGTGAACAACTTGTCCTGACGCTGTACTACCAGGAGGAGCTGAATCTCAAAGAGATCGGCGCGGTACTGGAAGTCGGGGAATCACGCGTCAGCCAGCTCCATAGCCAGGCCATTAAGCGCTTACGTACCAAGCTGGGTAAGTTATAG
- the tcyN gene encoding L-cystine ABC transporter ATP-binding protein TcyN, which translates to MSAIDVKNLVKKFHGQTVLHGIDLQVEEGEVVAIIGPSGSGKTTLLRSINLLEQPESGSIRVGNITIDANRSVGQQKGAIRELRQHVGFVFQNFNLFPHRTVLENIIEGPVIVKGEPKEEALARARELLAKVGLSGKENSYPRRLSGGQQQRVAIARALAMRPDVILFDEPTSALDPELVGEVLNTIRQLAQERRTMVIVTHEMSFARDVADRAIFMDQGRIVEQGEAKTLFAEPKQARTQQFLEKFLTQ; encoded by the coding sequence ATGAGTGCAATCGATGTAAAAAACCTGGTGAAGAAATTCCACGGCCAGACGGTGCTGCACGGTATCGATCTGCAGGTAGAAGAGGGCGAAGTGGTGGCGATCATCGGCCCGAGCGGCTCGGGGAAAACCACGCTATTGCGCAGCATTAACCTGCTTGAGCAACCGGAGAGCGGCTCGATTCGCGTGGGGAATATCACCATTGACGCCAACCGCTCTGTCGGCCAGCAAAAAGGTGCCATCCGCGAATTGCGTCAGCATGTCGGGTTCGTGTTTCAGAACTTCAACCTCTTTCCACACCGTACGGTGCTGGAAAACATCATTGAAGGGCCGGTGATTGTTAAAGGCGAGCCGAAAGAGGAGGCGCTAGCCAGAGCGCGTGAACTGCTGGCGAAAGTGGGGCTGAGTGGGAAAGAGAACAGCTATCCGCGCCGTTTATCTGGCGGCCAGCAGCAACGTGTGGCGATTGCCCGCGCGCTGGCGATGCGCCCGGATGTGATCCTCTTTGATGAGCCTACTTCGGCGCTCGATCCAGAACTGGTAGGCGAGGTGTTAAACACTATCCGCCAGCTGGCGCAAGAGCGACGCACGATGGTAATCGTCACCCATGAGATGAGTTTTGCTCGCGATGTCGCAGACCGGGCGATCTTTATGGATCAAGGGCGGATTGTTGAACAGGGTGAGGCGAAAACACTTTTTGCTGAACCAAAACAGGCACGCACGCAGCAGTTCCTTGAAAAATTCCTTACCCAGTAA
- the sdiA gene encoding transcriptional regulator SdiA, producing MQQKDFLTWRREMISRFQEMTVAQDVYTEIQQQTQLLEFDYYSLCVRHPVPFTRPKLSVETSYPPGWMEHYQAENYFAIDPVLKPENFIQGHLPWNDKLFHDAMTLWDAARDHGLRKGVSQCLMLPNHALGFLSVSRSSLFGKTMADDEIELRLQTLVQLSLLALTRLADHTVMTPEMKFSKREREILKWTAEGKTSAEIAMILSISENTVNFHQKNMQKKFNAPNKTQIACYAAATGII from the coding sequence ATGCAGCAAAAAGATTTTTTAACCTGGCGTCGTGAAATGATTTCGCGTTTTCAGGAAATGACTGTGGCACAGGACGTTTATACGGAGATCCAGCAGCAGACACAACTGCTGGAATTTGATTATTACTCGCTTTGCGTGCGCCATCCGGTGCCTTTCACCCGGCCAAAGCTTAGCGTGGAAACCTCATATCCTCCTGGATGGATGGAGCACTATCAGGCAGAGAATTACTTCGCTATCGATCCGGTGCTGAAGCCTGAAAACTTCATCCAGGGACACCTGCCGTGGAATGACAAACTTTTTCATGATGCGATGACATTGTGGGATGCCGCACGCGACCACGGCCTGCGCAAAGGCGTTTCGCAGTGTTTAATGCTGCCTAATCACGCGCTGGGCTTTCTCTCCGTCTCGCGTAGCAGCCTGTTTGGCAAGACGATGGCCGACGATGAAATTGAGCTGCGTTTGCAGACGCTAGTGCAGCTGAGCCTGCTGGCACTGACGCGCCTTGCGGATCATACGGTGATGACGCCAGAGATGAAGTTCAGTAAACGCGAGCGGGAAATTTTGAAGTGGACTGCAGAGGGGAAAACTTCGGCGGAAATAGCGATGATTCTCTCTATCTCCGAGAACACGGTCAATTTCCACCAGAAGAATATGCAGAAGAAATTTAACGCGCCGAATAAAACGCAAATTGCCTGCTATGCGGCGGCTACGGGAATAATTTAA